The Cinclus cinclus chromosome 5, bCinCin1.1, whole genome shotgun sequence genome segment CTGGGATGTTGCGTGCGGCTGGCGCGTgtgtccgtccgtccgtccgccCGCCTGCCGCGGCTCCTCTGTGCGAGCGGCTGCGCGCCGCGCCCGCTCCCTCGCCCGGCTCGCtccctcttctcctctcctccccccccaccaccccaccccccctcccttCTCCAGGATTTCTCTTTTAACATGCTGGGAAGGTTTTAGTGGCACGGCGGAGTGCGCGGGGAGGCGAATTCCCTGCTGAGCGTTATGTGTGCCTTCTATTTGCAATTGCAGAGCAATATATTCGGCGGTCTGGACGAGAGCCTGCTGGCCCGCGCCGAAGCCCTGGCAGCGGTGGACATCGTCTCCCCGAGCAAgagccaccaccaccacccgCCGCACCACAGCCCCTTCAAGCCGGACGCCACGTACCACACCATGAACACCATCCCCTGCACCTcggccgcctcctcctcctccgtgCCCATCTCCCACCCGTCCGCCCTGTCGGGaacccaccaccaccatcaccaccaccaccaccaccaccaccagccccACCAGGCGCTGGAGGGGGAACTCTTGGAGCACCTGACGCCGGGGCTGGCGCTGGGGGCCATGGCGGCCCCCGACGGCGCCGTGGTCTCCACGCCGGGCCACGCTCCGCACATGGCCGGCATGAACCCCATGCACCCGGCGGCGCTGGGCATGGCCCACGCCCACGGGCTGCCGGCCCACATGGGCTGCATGAGCGACGTGGACGCCGACCCCCGCGACTTGGAGGCCTTTGCCGAGCGCTTCAAGCAGCGCCGCATCAAGCTGGGGGTGACCCAGGCCGACGTGGGCTCGGCGCTGGCCAACCTGAAGATCCCGGGGGTGGGCTCCCTCAGCCAGAGCACCATCTGCCGCTTCGAGTCCCTCACCCTCTCCCACAACAACATGATCGCCCTCAAACCCATCCTGCAGGCGTGGCTGGAGGAGGCCGAGAAGTCCCACCGCGAGAAACTGGCCAAGCCCGAGCTCTTCAGCGGCGCGGAGAAGAAGCGCAAGCGGACCTCCATCGCCGCCCCCGAGAAGCGCTCGCTGGAGGCCTATTTCGCCCTGCAGCCCCGGCCCTCGTCCGAGAAGATCGCCGCCATCGCCGAGAAGCTGGACCTCAAGAAGAACGTGGTCCGCGTCTGGTTCTGCAACCAGCGCCAGAAGCAGAAGCGCATGAAGTACTCGGCGGGCATCTGAGCCGGCCGCGGAGCAGCACCGACAGCGTCAGCGTCACCGTCACCGACACAGAATTCGATAAACAACGAGAACAACAacaaggaaaggaggaaaacaaccCCGACGACCCCAGTCCaccccgccgcccgccccgcgcccaACTTTCGGGGGGAACTTCCCCGCGGAGCCGCGCCCGGACCCGCCCCGGCAAGTACCGCTGGTTTTTATTCCTAACAGACCTCGCCCGGGTGGCAGCGGGGTGGCCACGATGTCATGGCTTTCTCGGGACCCAAACTTGAATCTAGAGTTGAGGCTTCGCACCGCGAGAGACGTCTCAAAAGtattttga includes the following:
- the POU4F2 gene encoding POU domain, class 4, transcription factor 2; this translates as MMMSLSSKQPFGLPHGGGGGGLHETKYSALHTASPCPSAGAAAPAASSPSSTGTGGSAGRGSGSGSGPGGSGGSGSSSGSGPGGSGGGAEAMRRACLPAPPSNIFGGLDESLLARAEALAAVDIVSPSKSHHHHPPHHSPFKPDATYHTMNTIPCTSAASSSSVPISHPSALSGTHHHHHHHHHHHHQPHQALEGELLEHLTPGLALGAMAAPDGAVVSTPGHAPHMAGMNPMHPAALGMAHAHGLPAHMGCMSDVDADPRDLEAFAERFKQRRIKLGVTQADVGSALANLKIPGVGSLSQSTICRFESLTLSHNNMIALKPILQAWLEEAEKSHREKLAKPELFSGAEKKRKRTSIAAPEKRSLEAYFALQPRPSSEKIAAIAEKLDLKKNVVRVWFCNQRQKQKRMKYSAGI